A window of Blastomonas sp. SL216 contains these coding sequences:
- a CDS encoding recombinase family protein, translating to MSQIAIIYARFSSAEQSKGYSLDRQKKLGLEFAATQGWAVEKTIIDEGRSAFHGANRLEGSSLHEFELEAKNGFHHGKTLVVENIDRLSRQGAKAAAQLMWALNENGVNVATYHDGQIYRSEESGELLDVFRLIISAQQAHQESKKKSDRTTATWEARFAAIAEGTQTAPIPNTPLWIDRVDGEMVLNKHRAKVLNDIYDLYIDGVGIHRIVTILHDREEPSWTPPAQKRGNNGWFYSYIYRLLTKRTVLGEYVTTDGKTLSPNFWPQAIPTEKWNRAQAALAMRKGNQKTTKTHGNRNLLSQMVFCDQCGGGAHFRHTTDTAQSYNKVNGEVVKYRRKTYRRLLCDRARRKMACDNKTVLNYDVVEATVLDELLPQLVDRRGSNSAGHELRQRIAEMVRLKDADQAALDNLIGIIEGREVNAPSPPKAIVQRIGALEAKIEEQVEEIGAAQKALAIETSKPASEDDVELVERLRADLTSENDEVRIYARGRANMTLRRLIKRIAITPTGLFRIEPDDESWWLFDEEGRMLEGAYVLS from the coding sequence ATGTCTCAGATTGCTATCATTTACGCCCGGTTTTCTAGTGCAGAGCAGAGCAAAGGTTATTCCTTAGACCGACAGAAAAAGCTGGGGTTGGAGTTCGCGGCCACTCAGGGCTGGGCAGTAGAGAAAACAATCATCGACGAAGGGCGCAGCGCCTTCCACGGTGCAAACCGGCTCGAAGGTTCCTCGCTTCACGAGTTCGAGTTGGAGGCAAAAAACGGTTTCCATCATGGCAAAACACTGGTCGTAGAAAACATCGACCGCTTGAGCCGCCAAGGGGCCAAGGCTGCCGCGCAGTTGATGTGGGCGCTCAACGAGAACGGCGTTAACGTAGCGACCTATCACGACGGTCAGATCTACAGGAGCGAAGAGAGCGGAGAACTCCTCGATGTTTTCAGGCTCATAATCTCTGCCCAGCAAGCACACCAAGAGAGCAAAAAGAAAAGTGATCGAACGACTGCGACATGGGAGGCGCGGTTCGCCGCAATTGCTGAAGGCACTCAGACTGCTCCGATCCCCAACACTCCGCTTTGGATCGACCGTGTCGATGGCGAAATGGTGCTAAACAAGCATCGCGCGAAAGTTCTCAATGACATCTACGATTTATATATCGACGGCGTTGGCATCCACCGCATAGTGACCATCCTGCACGATCGTGAGGAGCCAAGTTGGACGCCTCCTGCACAAAAGCGCGGCAACAACGGCTGGTTCTACAGCTATATCTATCGTCTGCTCACCAAACGCACCGTGCTTGGTGAATATGTCACAACGGACGGCAAAACCCTGTCCCCCAACTTTTGGCCGCAGGCGATCCCCACTGAAAAATGGAACCGGGCTCAAGCTGCGCTCGCTATGCGTAAGGGCAACCAGAAAACAACGAAGACCCACGGCAATCGCAATCTTCTATCGCAAATGGTATTTTGTGATCAGTGTGGCGGTGGTGCTCATTTCCGCCACACCACCGACACCGCTCAGAGTTATAATAAGGTCAACGGCGAGGTGGTGAAATATCGCCGAAAAACCTATCGTCGCTTACTTTGCGACCGTGCGCGCAGAAAAATGGCTTGCGACAACAAAACCGTCCTAAACTATGATGTCGTGGAGGCGACCGTTCTCGACGAACTCCTGCCACAGCTTGTCGATCGGCGCGGTAGCAATTCAGCCGGGCACGAACTCCGGCAACGCATAGCGGAAATGGTCAGGCTCAAGGACGCTGACCAAGCAGCCTTGGATAACCTGATTGGAATAATAGAAGGTCGCGAGGTAAATGCGCCCTCCCCGCCGAAGGCGATCGTCCAACGCATCGGCGCGCTCGAAGCCAAGATCGAGGAACAGGTCGAAGAGATCGGAGCGGCGCAGAAAGCCTTAGCCATCGAGACATCCAAACCAGCGAGCGAGGACGATGTCGAATTGGTGGAACGACTACGTGCGGACCTGACAAGTGAGAACGACGAAGTTCGCATTTATGCGCGGGGTCGGGCCAACATGACGCTTCGGCGGCTTATCAAACGTATTGCTATCACGCCAACAGGGTTGTTCAGGATCGAACCTGACGATGAAAGCTGGTGGCTGTTCGATGAGGAAGGTCGGATGCTTGAGGGTGCATATGTGCTCTCTTGA
- a CDS encoding DNA cytosine methyltransferase: MSNRPNLTAVDLFCGAGGLSEGFRQAGFHVLAGQDYDEPSGATFSSTHHEAKFLGGPIQKVSTQALLKAAGLKKGELDVLVGGPPCQGYSVYNHQRGVDDPRAGLFREYLRIVDGLRPKWLVMENVTGITSIAGGQIVDEIERGMGTLGYRVKKRILKAEEYGVPQERRRVFFIATRTDAPILFPDATHGSDREKFVTIWDAISDLPVLANGEAAELLPYATGAVNEYQRELRGSAELVHNHSASKLSQTNMLRMQHIPQGGSWRDIPVHLLPEGMKRAKRSDHTKRYGRPRPTDLACTILTKCDVHWGAYIHPTQDRSITVREAARLQSFPDQFVFKGSRTEQYVQVGNAVPPILGKRVAETLIDASERTEAGDGFRPSLAVAC, translated from the coding sequence ATGAGCAACCGACCTAATCTGACAGCCGTGGACTTGTTCTGCGGCGCTGGTGGTCTGTCTGAAGGATTTCGACAGGCCGGTTTTCATGTGCTTGCAGGTCAAGACTATGACGAACCTTCAGGGGCAACGTTTTCTTCAACTCATCACGAAGCCAAGTTTCTCGGAGGACCGATACAAAAAGTAAGCACGCAAGCTTTGCTGAAGGCAGCAGGGCTTAAGAAGGGTGAACTTGACGTTTTAGTTGGAGGCCCACCATGCCAAGGTTACTCGGTATATAATCATCAGCGGGGCGTGGATGATCCGCGCGCGGGTCTCTTCCGCGAATATCTCCGTATCGTAGATGGCTTAAGGCCCAAGTGGTTAGTCATGGAGAACGTGACGGGCATCACCTCGATCGCAGGCGGGCAAATCGTTGATGAGATCGAGCGCGGTATGGGGACATTGGGGTATCGGGTGAAAAAACGTATTCTGAAGGCTGAAGAATACGGTGTGCCACAGGAGCGGCGGCGAGTTTTCTTTATCGCAACCAGAACCGACGCGCCAATTTTGTTTCCCGATGCAACACATGGTTCAGATCGAGAAAAGTTTGTCACAATCTGGGATGCGATCTCGGACCTGCCAGTTCTAGCAAATGGCGAAGCCGCCGAGCTGCTGCCTTATGCCACTGGCGCTGTTAATGAATATCAACGTGAACTGCGGGGCAGTGCGGAGTTAGTTCATAATCACTCAGCATCGAAGTTGTCACAGACGAATATGCTGCGGATGCAGCACATTCCGCAGGGGGGATCGTGGCGCGACATACCAGTCCACCTTTTGCCTGAAGGCATGAAAAGAGCAAAACGTAGCGATCATACCAAGCGTTATGGACGTCCTCGTCCCACCGATTTGGCATGCACAATTTTGACCAAATGCGATGTCCATTGGGGAGCTTATATTCATCCAACGCAGGATCGTTCGATAACCGTTCGGGAGGCAGCAAGATTGCAATCATTCCCGGATCAATTCGTGTTCAAGGGCAGTCGGACCGAACAGTATGTTCAAGTCGGAAATGCTGTCCCGCCAATTCTCGGAAAGAGAGTTGCGGAAACACTCATAGATGCGTCGGAGCGCACCGAGGCGGGTGATGGATTTCGCCCTTCTCTTGCGGTGGCCTGCTAG
- a CDS encoding acetoacetate decarboxylase, translated as MNKQDVLKLSSMPLQSPTYPVGPYKFFERQYMIINYRTDPAKIRAMLPEPLQPDGDMVSVQWLDLPDGEGFGAYSAVAQAIPCSFNGEKCTFLTQMYVDNCPPLAGGREIWGYPMKYGIAKLKTVGDTLTGELTYSGQTVANGTMVYKHSGPTDPAEIEALLKRTQVTLKLIPDIDGTPAIAQLVGINFADIVVKGAWTGRARVELIDSVNCPLADLPVLDHVGGLHLVTDMTLPYGRVLHDYLA; from the coding sequence ATGAACAAGCAGGATGTGCTGAAGCTCAGCTCCATGCCGTTGCAGAGCCCGACTTACCCTGTGGGCCCGTACAAGTTCTTCGAACGCCAGTACATGATCATCAATTACCGGACCGATCCGGCGAAGATCCGCGCGATGCTGCCCGAACCGCTGCAGCCCGATGGCGATATGGTCTCGGTCCAGTGGCTCGACCTGCCCGATGGCGAGGGCTTTGGCGCCTATTCGGCCGTGGCGCAGGCAATCCCCTGCAGCTTCAACGGCGAGAAGTGCACTTTTCTGACGCAAATGTATGTCGACAATTGCCCGCCGCTCGCCGGAGGCCGCGAGATCTGGGGCTATCCGATGAAATACGGCATTGCCAAGCTCAAGACCGTGGGCGACACGCTGACCGGCGAACTGACCTATTCGGGCCAGACCGTCGCCAATGGCACGATGGTCTACAAGCATAGCGGACCGACCGACCCAGCCGAGATCGAGGCGTTGCTCAAGCGCACGCAGGTGACGCTGAAGCTGATCCCCGATATCGATGGCACGCCCGCGATCGCGCAGCTGGTCGGCATCAATTTCGCCGATATCGTGGTCAAGGGCGCGTGGACCGGCCGGGCGCGGGTGGAGCTGATCGATTCGGTCAACTGCCCGCTCGCCGACCTTCCGGTGCTCGACCATGTCGGCGGCCTGCACCTGGTCACCGACATGACGCTGCCTTATGGCCGCGTGCTGCACGATTATCTGGCCTGA
- a CDS encoding acetoacetate decarboxylase encodes MTPEEILKLPSMPAAAPSYPLGPYRFINREFMIVTYETDPVALRAAVPEPLVPNEDNLVLYEWIKMPDSSGFGDYTESGIVIPCTFNGEPINYTAQMYLDDQPPIDGGREIWGFPKKYALPKLVVASDTLTGTLSYAGQTVAMGTMAYKWQEAPGGCEAQAKSMTKTSCNLKIIPDVDGSPKICQLVAYNLEDITVKGCWVSPARLQLIPHVNAPVADLPILRIVGGKHFVSDLTLPHGRVLFDYIKDAAG; translated from the coding sequence ATGACGCCTGAAGAGATTCTCAAGCTGCCATCCATGCCGGCAGCCGCGCCCAGCTATCCGCTGGGTCCGTACCGCTTCATCAACCGCGAATTCATGATCGTCACCTATGAGACCGATCCGGTCGCGCTGCGCGCTGCGGTGCCCGAGCCGCTGGTGCCGAACGAAGACAATCTCGTGCTCTACGAGTGGATCAAGATGCCCGACAGTTCGGGCTTCGGAGACTATACCGAAAGCGGCATCGTCATCCCCTGCACCTTCAATGGCGAGCCGATCAACTATACTGCGCAAATGTATCTCGACGACCAGCCGCCGATCGACGGTGGTCGCGAGATCTGGGGTTTCCCCAAGAAATACGCGCTGCCCAAGCTGGTGGTCGCATCGGACACGCTGACCGGCACCTTGAGCTATGCCGGGCAGACGGTGGCGATGGGCACCATGGCCTATAAGTGGCAGGAAGCACCGGGCGGCTGCGAGGCGCAGGCCAAATCGATGACCAAGACCTCGTGCAACCTCAAGATCATCCCCGATGTCGATGGCAGCCCCAAGATCTGCCAGCTCGTCGCCTATAATCTTGAGGATATCACGGTGAAGGGATGCTGGGTCAGCCCGGCGCGGCTGCAGCTGATCCCGCATGTCAACGCGCCGGTCGCGGACCTGCCGATCCTGCGTATCGTCGGCGGCAAGCATTTCGTCAGCGACCTCACCCTGCCGCACGGCCGGGTACTGTTTGACTATATCAAAGACGCCGCGGGCTGA
- a CDS encoding exonuclease domain-containing protein: MGFVFYDTETTGTNTSFDQILQFAAICTDDDLNEIDRFEIRCRLMPHIVPSPGALCVTRIRMEQITDPALPSHYEMMCEIRAKLAAWSPSIFTGWNTLGFDEHLLRQALYQSLHSPYLTNTGGNCRIDILKIAQAASVLVPDAIIVPVGDKGKPTFRLDRLAPENGFNHLNAHDALADVEATIHVARLIRDNAPELWADAVHLSDKASVATLLNAEPCFILTESFYNLPYQFALTKIGHEPGNAGTVLALNLAIDIDQLRAMTDEELAAWLTRSPKPVRRIRTNAAPTLQALSEYEHFGGDAAGDLLERAHRIQADTEFCARLIRLSAKQDRPASEFVEEQIYSGFVGRADENRMAAFHLAAWEDRPAIVEGFGDVRLIALGRRLIYEHRPDLLPENIRAKIAAKIAARLAGDGYEKTAWTTIADAQAEAVARMEQGNGDEAAILDAVVKYLADRAQVTRILSASC, from the coding sequence ATGGGGTTTGTTTTCTATGATACGGAAACGACCGGCACGAACACCAGTTTCGATCAAATTCTTCAGTTTGCCGCTATCTGCACCGATGATGACCTAAACGAAATTGACCGCTTTGAAATCCGATGCCGCCTGATGCCGCACATCGTGCCATCACCCGGTGCGTTATGCGTCACGCGGATCAGGATGGAGCAGATTACCGACCCTGCCCTACCCAGCCATTATGAAATGATGTGCGAAATCCGGGCGAAGTTGGCGGCATGGTCGCCGAGCATCTTCACTGGCTGGAACACCCTTGGGTTTGACGAGCACTTGCTGCGTCAGGCATTATACCAGTCGCTACATTCGCCATATCTGACGAATACCGGCGGCAATTGCCGGATCGATATTCTAAAGATCGCGCAAGCCGCGTCGGTCTTGGTGCCGGACGCCATCATCGTGCCGGTCGGTGACAAGGGGAAACCCACATTCAGGCTGGACCGATTAGCACCGGAAAACGGCTTCAATCACCTGAACGCTCATGATGCTCTGGCCGATGTAGAAGCAACAATTCATGTTGCTCGGCTGATCCGTGACAACGCGCCTGAGCTATGGGCTGATGCCGTTCATCTATCGGACAAGGCTTCCGTGGCAACGCTTCTGAATGCGGAGCCGTGCTTCATCCTCACGGAAAGCTTCTATAATCTTCCCTACCAATTCGCGCTGACCAAGATAGGTCACGAACCCGGCAACGCTGGCACCGTGCTTGCTCTGAACCTCGCTATCGACATTGACCAGCTTCGCGCCATGACTGATGAAGAGTTGGCCGCGTGGCTTACACGCTCACCAAAACCCGTCCGGCGTATTCGCACAAATGCCGCGCCGACCCTGCAAGCATTGTCCGAATATGAGCATTTCGGTGGTGATGCTGCTGGCGACCTGTTGGAGCGCGCACATAGGATACAGGCCGATACAGAATTCTGTGCGCGGTTAATTCGCCTGTCCGCCAAGCAGGACCGGCCCGCATCGGAATTTGTCGAAGAGCAAATCTACTCTGGTTTCGTCGGGCGCGCCGATGAGAACCGGATGGCAGCGTTTCACCTTGCCGCTTGGGAAGATCGACCCGCAATCGTTGAAGGGTTTGGCGACGTTCGGCTTATCGCACTGGGCCGTCGCCTGATTTATGAACACCGCCCTGATCTGCTGCCGGAGAACATTCGCGCAAAGATTGCTGCCAAGATAGCCGCGCGTCTGGCAGGTGACGGCTATGAGAAAACCGCATGGACGACCATTGCCGATGCTCAAGCCGAAGCAGTGGCGCGGATGGAACAAGGTAATGGCGACGAAGCGGCTATTCTCGATGCCGTTGTTAAATATCTCGCTGATCGGGCGCAAGTAACAAGAATTCTCAGCGCGTCCTGCTAG
- a CDS encoding 3-hydroxybutyrate dehydrogenase encodes MLKGLNAIVTGSTSGIGLGIANVLASKGANLVITGFGDADEIEKERAGLAAKYGVEVVYSNADMSKPDDVRAMVELCVEKLGSVDILVNNAGIQHTDAVEDFPEAKWHAVIAINLSGIFFAIQAALPHMKKKGFGRIINIGSVHGLIASKHKAAYVAAKHGVVGLSKVVALENAGTGITSNTICPGWVHTPLVQKQIEAMAADQGISVEAATEKLLIEKQPSKQFATPEQMGELAAFLSSEAAAQITGTAIPVDGGWTAQ; translated from the coding sequence ATGCTCAAGGGTTTGAACGCCATCGTCACCGGCTCGACCAGCGGAATTGGTCTGGGCATCGCCAACGTGCTGGCGTCCAAGGGGGCCAATCTGGTCATCACCGGCTTCGGCGATGCCGACGAGATCGAAAAGGAGCGCGCCGGGCTCGCCGCCAAATACGGCGTCGAGGTCGTGTACAGCAACGCCGACATGTCCAAGCCGGATGATGTCCGCGCGATGGTCGAACTGTGCGTCGAAAAGCTGGGCTCGGTCGATATCCTGGTCAACAATGCCGGCATCCAGCACACCGACGCGGTCGAGGATTTCCCCGAAGCCAAGTGGCACGCGGTGATCGCAATCAACCTGTCGGGTATCTTCTTCGCCATCCAGGCCGCGCTGCCGCACATGAAGAAGAAGGGCTTTGGCCGCATCATCAATATCGGATCGGTGCACGGCCTGATCGCCAGCAAGCACAAGGCCGCCTATGTCGCCGCCAAGCACGGCGTCGTCGGTCTCTCCAAGGTGGTCGCGCTGGAAAACGCCGGCACCGGCATCACTTCGAACACCATCTGCCCCGGCTGGGTCCACACCCCGCTGGTGCAGAAGCAGATCGAAGCCATGGCTGCCGACCAGGGCATCAGCGTGGAAGCTGCAACCGAAAAGCTGCTGATCGAAAAGCAGCCCAGCAAGCAGTTCGCCACCCCCGAACAGATGGGCGAACTCGCCGCGTTCCTCTCGAGCGAGGCCGCAGCCCAGATCACCGGCACCGCGATCCCGGTCGACGGCGGCTGGACCGCGCAGTGA
- a CDS encoding NotI family restriction endonuclease, whose product MATAGKERSRYGIAEWYGRRINDYTADELKALASMGSAKLSGLPCPFRQAAQPGATCNKKGGICTVQKRTLQGNGTVLHNGPLVTLCPSRFWEDNFIFEIVGTQILNVETPIVLKEVQFLTSAVGLDEIEEKEGEAVGRIDSILIDPADSSRWCALELQAVYFSGEGMGGHIKQYEDPSEHIFPDANRRPDYRSSGPKRLMPQLQTKIPTLRRWGKKMSVVIDTPFRSSLGSFVTVKHLSNCDIVWFVVEYDETTGKLKLADTIATTLESSIEALTAAIPLSQEAFQGQIDNFLLEKTAQARKKVLRLGKSAIGQDMTVEHSEELS is encoded by the coding sequence GTGGCGACGGCAGGAAAAGAACGTAGCCGTTACGGCATAGCAGAGTGGTATGGTCGGCGCATAAACGATTACACAGCGGATGAACTTAAAGCTCTCGCATCGATGGGGTCCGCCAAGCTCTCGGGGTTGCCTTGCCCGTTCCGACAAGCTGCACAGCCGGGAGCCACCTGCAACAAAAAAGGCGGTATCTGCACAGTCCAAAAGCGAACTTTGCAAGGCAACGGGACCGTCTTGCACAATGGGCCGCTTGTCACATTATGCCCTTCCCGTTTTTGGGAGGATAACTTCATCTTCGAAATCGTCGGCACCCAAATTCTGAACGTTGAAACACCAATTGTTCTGAAAGAAGTGCAGTTCCTCACGTCTGCTGTGGGCTTGGACGAGATCGAGGAAAAGGAAGGTGAGGCTGTTGGTCGCATCGATAGCATCCTAATCGATCCAGCAGACAGTTCCCGGTGGTGCGCGTTAGAGCTTCAAGCAGTGTATTTCTCAGGCGAAGGTATGGGAGGACACATCAAGCAATATGAAGACCCATCTGAACATATCTTCCCGGATGCAAACCGGAGGCCTGATTACCGATCGTCAGGCCCAAAAAGGCTGATGCCGCAACTTCAAACAAAAATTCCAACATTGCGGCGATGGGGGAAAAAAATGTCTGTGGTCATCGACACACCTTTCCGATCGTCGCTTGGCTCCTTTGTGACCGTCAAACATCTTTCAAACTGCGACATTGTTTGGTTCGTCGTGGAATATGATGAGACGACCGGCAAGTTGAAGTTGGCAGACACGATTGCTACCACGCTTGAAAGTTCCATCGAGGCGCTAACCGCAGCAATACCTTTGAGCCAAGAAGCGTTTCAGGGCCAAATCGATAATTTCTTGTTAGAAAAAACAGCTCAAGCTCGAAAAAAGGTTTTGCGCTTGGGCAAATCCGCAATCGGTCAGGATATGACTGTAGAGCACAGCGAAGAACTCAGTTGA
- a CDS encoding DUF6438 domain-containing protein: MTMAIVACGPEQKPFPEIDRAKLRIKLERTGCFGSCPRYQVSIDGNGNVIFDTGPTSTEMGFGNGPDYSIETGVRVSGKYHSHISPAKIDALIHQFQSVGFFDLEDEYVSEVTDNPTYVVSIDTGNGKKSVVDYAGEDVGMSPAVTRLEDAIDEAAGTDRWIKGTPEIIPMLKAVGTDFSGVIGLELMDAAAERNDIATMIRLKSRGAPLYIKGGPNPFRSATYAGHNQAALWLLQNGAAAENSAYDSALGDAVSLARHAPFRVLSRDPRLRNIGQRKATELLAIAAANADVRLVRYFLALGANPRGIGEMKGASDPPLFKAANGGLVNDHGFGVGERRKVVAMLLKAGAGTAHTQYGYPQSILWAVDDPTIAEMLINAGANPNFRDDEGEHILFSISDDDVAMVLIAHGADLDAVRPADGMTLGRWARYQGWRRVVDLLNRKGL; encoded by the coding sequence ATGACCATGGCGATTGTCGCGTGTGGTCCAGAGCAGAAGCCGTTCCCTGAAATTGACAGGGCCAAACTGCGCATCAAGTTGGAGCGCACGGGATGTTTCGGATCTTGCCCACGCTACCAAGTGAGCATCGATGGCAACGGTAATGTCATTTTTGACACTGGCCCAACGTCAACAGAGATGGGTTTCGGAAATGGTCCGGACTATTCTATTGAAACGGGTGTCAGGGTGTCTGGTAAATATCATTCGCATATAAGTCCGGCAAAGATTGATGCGTTGATTCATCAGTTTCAGAGCGTCGGTTTTTTCGATCTCGAAGACGAATATGTTTCCGAAGTTACGGACAATCCGACTTATGTTGTGTCAATCGATACCGGGAATGGCAAAAAATCGGTTGTTGATTATGCAGGCGAAGATGTCGGGATGTCGCCAGCGGTAACGCGACTGGAAGACGCGATTGATGAAGCTGCTGGGACTGATCGCTGGATCAAGGGCACGCCTGAGATCATTCCCATGCTGAAGGCTGTGGGCACCGACTTTTCCGGCGTGATCGGGCTGGAACTGATGGATGCTGCAGCCGAAAGAAACGATATCGCCACGATGATCCGGCTCAAGTCGCGGGGTGCGCCACTCTATATCAAAGGCGGCCCAAACCCCTTCAGGTCCGCAACCTACGCAGGCCATAATCAGGCAGCTTTATGGCTCCTGCAAAATGGAGCTGCGGCTGAAAACTCGGCCTATGATAGCGCTTTGGGTGATGCTGTCTCGTTGGCCCGTCACGCGCCGTTCCGCGTTCTAAGCCGTGATCCAAGGCTCAGAAATATCGGGCAGCGCAAGGCTACAGAGTTGCTGGCAATAGCAGCCGCAAACGCAGATGTCAGACTGGTGAGGTATTTCTTGGCCTTGGGAGCCAATCCCCGTGGCATAGGTGAGATGAAAGGCGCGTCTGATCCACCACTATTCAAGGCCGCTAATGGAGGGTTGGTGAATGACCATGGCTTCGGAGTTGGGGAGCGACGAAAGGTCGTTGCTATGCTCCTGAAAGCAGGGGCCGGGACAGCGCATACCCAATACGGTTATCCTCAAAGCATTTTGTGGGCAGTAGATGACCCGACCATAGCCGAGATGCTAATCAACGCAGGTGCCAATCCGAATTTTCGCGACGACGAAGGTGAGCACATTCTGTTCAGCATATCCGATGACGATGTGGCGATGGTGCTGATTGCCCACGGCGCAGACCTCGACGCGGTACGCCCAGCCGATGGTATGACTTTGGGTCGCTGGGCCCGGTATCAGGGCTGGCGCAGAGTCGTCGACCTGTTGAACCGGAAGGGGCTGTAA
- a CDS encoding DUF3768 domain-containing protein, giving the protein MADMVRRAAIARLNDRLRTTGLGGSIFMTAGIAALPEAVRNAAILAVRQFSAFTQDNDPHGEHDCAVLTVQDQRVIWKIDYYPRDDTGSDPDPADPATTKRVLTIMLAEEY; this is encoded by the coding sequence ATGGCGGATATGGTGAGGCGGGCAGCGATTGCCCGCCTCAACGACCGCCTACGCACCACGGGTCTCGGCGGCTCGATATTCATGACCGCCGGTATCGCGGCATTGCCAGAGGCAGTGCGAAATGCAGCCATCTTGGCCGTGCGCCAGTTCTCCGCATTCACCCAGGACAATGACCCGCATGGCGAACATGATTGCGCGGTGCTGACGGTGCAGGATCAGCGGGTCATCTGGAAGATCGACTACTATCCGCGCGATGATACCGGGAGTGATCCTGACCCAGCCGATCCGGCGACCACGAAGCGCGTCCTAACGATCATGCTGGCGGAGGAATACTGA
- a CDS encoding patatin-like phospholipase family protein — protein MAKSGPSSAAYAADAKPKNTQYVAAANSKPVNLALQGGGAHGAFAWGVLDKLLEDGRLKFDAVSATSAGAMNATVLGYGLTIGGADGAREELEKFWKKISDEGAKGPLQPSWIDKAMGNHSLDFSPAFMFMDILSRVMSPYELNPFNFNPLRQVLESSVDFGVLREGCPIKLFLSATNVRTGKVRMFENHEIGPDQVLASGCLPFMFQTIEIDGEAYWDGGYMGNPAIFPLIYGSQTNDVVIVHINPLNRSEIPKTAKDILNRINEISFNSSLMREMRAIAFVTHLIDDGQLNDDKHRRMLIHSIQDEEFMESLGVTSKLNPDWSFMKKLRDVGRQSATQWLDSHFDDVGTRSSADIKASFL, from the coding sequence ATGGCCAAGTCAGGTCCGTCGTCGGCAGCCTATGCTGCGGATGCGAAACCGAAAAATACCCAATATGTTGCAGCCGCGAACAGCAAGCCGGTCAACCTGGCGTTGCAGGGCGGTGGTGCGCATGGGGCCTTTGCCTGGGGGGTGCTCGACAAGCTGCTCGAGGACGGGCGGCTCAAGTTCGATGCGGTAAGCGCCACCAGCGCGGGCGCGATGAACGCCACCGTGCTGGGCTATGGCCTGACCATCGGCGGCGCGGATGGTGCCCGCGAAGAGCTCGAGAAATTCTGGAAGAAAATCAGCGACGAAGGTGCCAAGGGGCCGCTCCAGCCATCGTGGATCGACAAGGCGATGGGCAACCACAGCCTCGATTTCAGCCCGGCCTTCATGTTCATGGACATATTGTCGCGCGTGATGTCGCCCTATGAACTGAACCCGTTCAACTTCAATCCGCTGCGCCAGGTGCTCGAAAGCAGCGTCGATTTCGGCGTGCTGCGCGAAGGGTGCCCGATCAAGCTGTTCCTGTCGGCCACCAATGTCCGCACCGGCAAGGTGCGCATGTTCGAAAATCACGAGATCGGCCCCGATCAGGTCCTGGCATCGGGCTGCCTGCCCTTCATGTTCCAGACGATCGAGATCGATGGCGAGGCCTATTGGGACGGCGGCTATATGGGCAATCCGGCCATTTTCCCGCTGATCTACGGCAGCCAGACCAATGATGTGGTGATCGTCCACATCAATCCGCTCAACCGCAGCGAAATCCCCAAAACGGCCAAGGACATCCTCAACCGCATCAACGAGATCAGCTTCAACTCGAGCCTGATGCGCGAGATGCGCGCCATCGCCTTTGTCACGCATCTCATCGACGACGGTCAGCTCAACGACGACAAGCATCGGCGGATGCTGATCCACTCGATCCAGGACGAGGAGTTCATGGAGAGCCTGGGCGTCACCAGCAAGCTGAACCCCGACTGGTCTTTCATGAAGAAGCTGCGCGATGTCGGGCGGCAGAGCGCCACCCAGTGGCTCGACAGCCATTTCGATGATGTCGGCACCCGCTCATCGGCCGATATCAAGGCCTCCTTCCTCTGA
- a CDS encoding recombinase family protein — MIVGYARVSTTDQNLDVQLDELNAHGCERIFTDKATGTNTSRAGLTEMMEFMRDGDTLVVSRLDRFARSLTDLYAMLEKLTARGVAFHCLRQSIDTATSTGKLTLAILGAVAEFENDLRRERQRDGIEKAKSRGAYRGRSASIDRETIHRLNGEGFSPSAIARQLNVSRTSVYRIIAPA, encoded by the coding sequence ATGATCGTCGGCTATGCGCGTGTATCCACAACTGACCAGAACCTTGACGTCCAGCTGGACGAGCTCAACGCGCATGGCTGCGAACGCATCTTCACCGACAAAGCAACCGGCACCAACACCTCCCGCGCCGGGCTGACTGAAATGATGGAGTTCATGCGGGATGGTGACACGCTGGTCGTTTCACGCCTGGATCGCTTCGCGCGGTCCCTCACCGATCTTTATGCCATGTTGGAAAAGCTGACTGCGCGGGGCGTCGCATTTCATTGCTTGCGCCAGTCCATCGACACGGCGACCAGCACAGGGAAATTGACCCTCGCTATACTCGGAGCTGTCGCCGAGTTCGAGAACGATCTGCGCCGAGAGCGCCAACGCGACGGTATTGAGAAGGCTAAATCAAGAGGCGCATATCGAGGACGCTCTGCGTCGATTGACCGCGAGACGATTCATCGCCTCAACGGTGAAGGATTTTCCCCCAGTGCCATTGCGCGACAACTCAACGTAAGCAGGACCAGTGTTTATCGCATCATTGCACCTGCCTGA